CCGACGGCGGCCGCCGCGCCAGTGCCTCTTTGGGGCTCGGTATCGCTCTGTGGCGTACCGACGGGTTTTACGACTGTGCTCGGGAAGGACTCTGTACCGGGTTATCCGACCTGGGAGAGCATGTCGCGCTGCTGGTCTTAATCGTTTACGTCGTACTGGCGTACTACTTCCTCGAGATCTCCGGGGCCGATAAGGGTGACCCTCCCGGTGGCGTACGTGGCAGGTGGGCGGAAGCGCTGGCGCGGCGACGGCTCCTGCCCAACCCCGGGATGCCCGACGTGCAGGCGATCGTGTTCATCTTCGGGCCGCTGCTCGGCCTCGTGGTCCCCGCGCTCGCGGTCGGGATCGCGATGGTGTCGGTGGCTATCCTGCTGACGGTGAGGAGACGACTCAGGTGACCTCCAAGGTCCTGTTGCTCGGCCTGGACGGCGCCACCTACACCGTGCTCGACCCCGCGTTCGAGGCCGGCCACATGCCGCGCTACAAGGCGCTGCTCGACAGGAGCGCGTCGGGCATCCTGACCTCGACCGTGCCTCCGTACACCCCTCCGGGTTGGACCTCGATCTTCACCGGCGTGAATCCGGGCAAGCACGGGATCTTCGGCTTCACGCTCGGAAACGTCCAGCAGAATCGCGGGCTGGTGCGGCTCGACAAGGTGACCGCACCCGCGCTCTGGAACGTCGCCAATGCCCAGGGCAAGAGGATCGGACTGTTCAACATCCCCATGACTTATCCCGCACCTCCGGTCGAAGGATGGGCCGTCTCCGGGATGCTTACGCCCGAGGGTGGGGGAGAGACCCCGACCAACTTCACTTACCCGGAGTCCTTGCGCGACGGGCTCGTGGAGGCGGCAGGCTCCTACGAGATCGATATCGAGGTCGATTACGACGAGGACTGGAAGTCGGCGGCGATCATCGAGCGCTTGTCGCGCAACCTCGCGAAGAAGCGTGACGGTCTCCGTTACCTACTGGATAACTACGGTGAGCTGCCATTGTTGTTCGCGGTGCTCGAAGCGCCGGACCGCCTGATGCACGTGCACTACAAGTACCTGGACCCGCGCCAGGAGCACTACGCGCGGCCGGAGGCCGAACCGATACGCCAGCGCGCGTGGGCTTTCTTCGACGAGATGGACGAGATGATCGGTGATCTGCTCGAGTGGGCGGAGAGTGACGGCTACGTCATCACGATGTCCGACCACGGCTTCGGGCCCAAGGACAAGACGGTCAACGTGAACGTAGCGCTGCGGGAATGGGGACTGTTGTCGGTCGGGGGCGCCGGCGCCGTGACCAAGTCCGCCGGGATGCGCAAGCTCGCTCGACGGGCGAAGAAGGCATTACCGAAGTCGGTATGGCAGAAGGCGAAGGGAGCGGCGCAGTCTTCCATCGATTGGTCGCGGACGAAGGCGTTCTCGGCCCCCATCCCGCAGCAAGGGATCTACGTGAACCTGCAGGGGCGCGAGCCGAATGGCGTGGTCACCGAAGCCGAATACGAGTCTGTCCGAGACGAGATCATCGAGAGATTCAGCGCGCTAGGCGATCCGGATGATGGGCGGCCGGTGGTCGATCGCATCTACAAGAGAGAAGAAGTCGTCTACGGCGATCAAGCGGTGCACGCGCCGGATCTGTTCCCGGTCTGCCGCGCCTATTCGTATGAGCTCTCCGACGGCACCTACTCGCCGGGGGTGCTCGATGACTACCGGAGGCTGCCGCGCGGGTTCCACCACATGGATGGCATCTTCGGGGTGGCGGGACCCGGTATCTCCCCCCGCAGCGGCGCGCAGGCCCACCTGTACGACATCGCGCCGACCGCGCTCTACCTCGCGGGGTGCGCGCTGCCGGAGATGGACGGAAGGGTTTTAGAGGAGCTGTTGCCGCCGGATCTCCTCGCCGAGCGGCGCGTTCGGATAGAGGCGATGGAGCTGCCGTTGGCGGGCGAGGGGGCCGAGGCGGCGGCCTACTCGGAGGAGGAGGAGGCACAGATCGAGGAGTCCCTGCGGAACCTGGGGTATCTCTAGCTGGTTTGGTGGAGGGTCGGGGGGGGACATACGAGCCTCTGGAAGGTGACAATCCAAGAAATGCGTGGTAACCGAAAGACAATGGATACGTCTCAATAAGGCCTGTTGGACAACGAAAGGGGACGAAGTGGCAGACAGAGTCACCGCCGGTAAGACGCCGACCCAGACCTTTGCGCTGGTGTTCGGAGCCGTGTACCTCCTGGTAGGGCTGCTCGGTTTCGTGAACGACCCCATCTTGGGGATCTTCAACGTGAACGCGCTGCACAACATCGTGCACCTCGCGGTCGGCGCGGCGTGGCTGTTTTCTTCGAGGGACCACGCGACCGCGAAGATGGTCAGTCTCGCGATCGGCGTCGTTTACCTGCTGGTCGCAGTGCTCGGCTTCGTGGCACAGGACCTGATGGAGGACCTGCTCGACATCACCGACAACGCCACGGGCATGGCCGACAACTTCCTGCACCTTGCTTCCGGAGCGCTCGGCGTCTACTTCGGCACGCGTGACGCCACGACGGGAGCTCGCACCAGCACCGTCTAAGCGCCGCAGCTTCAGCACGAAGGAGGGCCCGCCGCACGGCGGGCCCTCCTTGTTCGCGACCACGCGCCCTTCCTTCGTCCTCAGTCGTGACAGGCGAATGAACCTCTGTGCTGCACTCCGGGCCCGGAGGTGGTAGACCTCTCCTGATCAGGCCGGCTGGCTACGGGAACAAGAAAGACGAACCCTGATCAGGCCTCGAGCTGGCCCCTGGCGGCGCCGTCCGGATATTGCTCGCTGTGAACGTTCACGTAGAACTGCGACGGCTCCTCGCCGATATCTTCGAGCACTCCCTCGTCGACGCCGTCGACGCACTTCTCACCCTCGTCGCCCGAGTACTCGAGGTCGACGACGACCTCTCCAGACTCTCCCTCCCCGCCTTCGTGGATGTGAGCCGCATTGGCTCCCTCTACGCCCTCTAGCGTGATCTCGTAGCAGACCTCGTTCTCATCGGAGTTGATGTCGACGGTCGCGTTGCCGCTTCCGTCACCGCCGCAGGTGTCGCCGTCGCAGACCTCACTATCGGCAGTGAGCTCGAGATCGAAGGAGCCGCCTTCGTCGTTGCCTTCGTTGCACGCGCCCGCGAACAGCGCCACAACCATCATCAGGACCGGGACCCATGTCTTTCGCACCGTCTGCCTCCTTCGTCGTTGCATCGACCCACGACGACATACTGACTGGTGGCGTCGATTAGTTGGCCACCGCCCGGCGAGCATGCGGTGCGGGGAGAAACTCGGCCGCCGCCCCAGCGAGGTCCGGCTAGACGCCGGCCGCGGTCTCGAGGTCGTCTACCGCGAAGAGCAGCTCGGTTTCGCCGTCCGACCGTTTCACGACGTACGCCGCCGAGATCTGAACGCCCTCGGCCGCCAACCGCTTGCAGTACCGGCCGAGCTCGCCGGGACGATCGTCGAGCGTGGTCGTGAGAACCGGCCGCGCGCTCTCGACGCGGAACCCTTTCGAAGCGAGGAGCTCACCCGCGTCCTCGCCGTCGTCTACCACCAGGTGGACGACGCCGCGGCCGTCGAAGGAGGAGGCGGACAGCGTCTCGATGTTGACGCCGGCGGAACCGAGGAGCTCGCCGATCTCGGCCAGCACGCCGGGCCGGTCTTCGACCATCAGGACGATCTCCTCGAGCATGCACGAAGCGTACTCCTATAAGGTTCTCCAGGCGAAGGCGGCGAGAGGCCCCGACTGGGGACTCACCAAGAGACGAAGGCACGGCCATGGCGGACCCTAGGTGCATCGCGTACACGTTGTTCGATCTGAACCCCGACGCGGTCTTCTGCGTTAGCCCGGAAGGGCTGGTCACCGATGTGAACCGCGCCGCGGAGAAGCTGGCGGTGCGGACCCGAGACGAGCTCGTGGGACACCCGTTCGTGGAGTTCATCAGCCCCGGCGCACTCGATCAAGCGCGCGCCTTGTTCGGCCGCGTGGCAGCCGGCGAGGAAGTCGTGCACGAGAACGTCACGATGCGCACCAGCGACGGGGAAGACCGGGTGCTGGATGTCAGCGCCTACCCGAGCATCACCGAAGGCAGGCTCGCTGGCATCTGCGGGATAGCGCGCGACATCTCCGATCGAGTTCGCGAACGTGAAGAGCTACTTGCGGCGCAGCAGGCTTTGCGCGACAGCGAGGAACTCCTCCGGCAGCTGACCGACAACATCGAGCAGATCTTCTACGTCGGGAGTGTCGATACCAGCGAGCTGCTTTATCTGAGCCCCGCCTACGAGACCATCTGGGGGCGGAGCCGCGAGGAGGCGCTGACGACGCCCTGGCGGTGGTTGGAGGGGGTTCATCCGGAGGATCGCGCACGCGTCCGCCGCCTCGCGGAGGAGGGCTGTGGCGGCTTCGATGTTGCTTACCGCGTGGTGAAGCCGGACGGCTCGATCCGCTGGGTTCAGGACAAAGGGTTCTCGGTGCGCGACGAGCATGGCGAGGTGATCCGCGTCGCGGGTGTCGTCGAGGATGTGACCGAACGCAAAGCGCTTCAGGAGCAGCTCCAGCAGGCTCAGAGGATGGAGTCGGTCGGGCGTCTCGCCGGCGGCGTCGCGCACGACTTCAACAACCTGCTGATGATCATCTTGAACGCCGCCGAGTTCGTGCGTGAGGGGATCGCGCTGGACGACCCGGCGCGCCAGGACATCGATGACATCGTGGCCGCGGGGCAGAAGGGCGCGGCGCTGGTTCGTCAGCTCCTGACCTACAGTCGGCGACAGCTCGTGAACCCGAAGGTTCTCGACGTGAACGACATCATCAACGAGATGAAGGACCTGCTCCAGAGAAGCCTGGGCGAGGACCTCATCCTGACCGTCAAACAGGAGCCCCGTCTTCCGCAGACCCGCATCGACCCCAACCAGCTGCGTCAAGTGATCATGAACCTGTTGGTGAACGCGCGCGACGCTATGGGTCAGGGCGGCATGGTCACGATCGAGAGCTCGACCGTGGCGCTGTCGGAGGACCTGGAACCGGGTTCCCCAGCCGGTTCCACCGCTGGAGCCGGTGGCCGCTACGTCTGCATCGCCGTGAGCGATACCGGTCGGGGTATAGATCCGTCGATCATCGACAACATCTTCGAGCCCTTCTTCTCCACGAAGCCGATGGCGGAAGCCAGCGGGCTCGGGCTCTCGACCGTTTACGGCATCGTCACCCAGGCCGGCGGCAGGATCGCGGTTCATTCGGAGCCGGGGGTCGGCGCCACCTTCAAGGTCTACCTGCCGGCGGAGGAGACGCTTGCGGCACCGGCGCCCTCGGCGGCCCGACGCCGCAGCCACGGTGGAACCGGAACCGTCCTGGTGGCCGAGGACGATCCTTTGGTCCTCGGCGTCGCCAGCAGGATCCTCAGCCGGCGCGGGTTCGAGGTGCTGCATGCGGCCACGGGCAAGGAGGCGCTCGACCGTTGCAGGCAACACGACGGCGTGATCGACCTCCTGCTCACGGATGTCGTCATGCCGCTGATGTCCGGCCGCGAGCTCGCAAGTCACGTCAAGGTCCTGCGGCCCGAAACGAAGATCCTCTATATGTCCGGCTACAGCGAGGACATGATCGGGCGGCACGGCGTCCTGCAAGAGGACGAGAACTACATGCAGAAGCCCTTCACCTCATTGGAGCTCCTGGACAAGATCGAGGCGGTCCTGCGCGAACGTTAGTGCGCGCCCTCGGCGGTGAACACCGCGCGGAAGGTGCGCCACAGTATCCAGAGGTCCAGAGAGAGCGACCAGTTCTGGATGTAGAAGAGGTCGTAGCGGATGTAGTCGGAGAAGCTCGTCTCCGTCCGTCCACTCACCTGCCACAGTCCGGACATCCCCGGCTTCACCTTGAGCCGGTTGCGCACCCAGTCGTCGTACTGCTCGACCTCGGACGGCAGCGCGGGACGTGGGCCGACGAGGCTCATCTCGCCGCGTAGCACGTTCCACAGCTGCGGCAGCTCGTCGATCGAGTACCGGCGCAGGACCTTCCCGACCTTCGTCACTCGAGGGTCGTCGGCGAGCTTGAAGAGCAGACCCGGTCCCTCGTTCAGGTGCTCGAGCTCTGCCCGGCGCTCCTCGGCGTCGGCGTACATGGAGCGGAACTTCCGGCACTCGAAGAGCTCGCCGTCGCGGCCGACGCGGACCTGTTTGAAGATCGCACCGCCCTCCGAGTCCCTCTTGATCCAGATCGCAACGGCCGCGAGCAACGGGAACAACAAGAGCAGCCCGAGAGCCGACCCAAAGATGTCCAGCGCTCGCTTCATAGTCTTCTGAGCGCGATCCATGCCTGTCCTGCGAACGTAGAGCAGCGGGACCCCCGCGACCGACTGCACGATCATCCGTGAGGCCATCAGGTCGATCGTGCCGGAGGTGATCTGCAGGTCCACGTCGATGTCCTGCAGCTCCCAGAAAAGACGATTGAGCCGAGTTGCGTCGAAAGCCGACGCTGCGACCAGGACCAGGCCCGCGTCCCTCTGCTCGATTAGATCGCGCAGTTGCGCGGTGGTGCCGATGACCTTCCTCCCACCCCCGGCGTCGCTACCGACCGACACGTCGTCGTCGACGAACCCGAGGATCTTGTAGCCGAGCCAGCCTTCACGCTCGAGTGCTTTCGCTACGGTCCGCGCCTCTTGGTTGGCTCCCAGCACGATCGTGCGCGTCGTGTCGCCGCCGCGTCGGCGCAGGAAGTGGAGCGTCTTTCGAACCAACAGTCGCTCGCCGCCGACCGCGAAGAATCCGGTGACCATCGCCAACAACGCCCATCCTCGGGCGAGGTTCATGTTCGTGATGGAGTCGGTGATGAAGATCGCGACCGTCCCGGCGACGACGCCATGGAACACCTGCTTGAACTCGTTCACGGGACCCAGGACCTGGCGTGGCTCGTACAGGCCGTACAGATAGAACAACAAGATCCAGACAGGGATCGCAACCAGCGTGATGGTGGTGTAGTCCCACCGCGCCGTGGGGATGGCGCCCATGATCTCGAATCGGATCACCGATGCTCCGAAGAGCGCGACCGAGATCGCAAAGGCATCGGCGAGGACTCGCAACGCGATCCTCTTGGCGCTGCGCCGCTGGAGCGGCTGTCGGATGCTCGTCTGCTGCGGGTCCAACACGACCGCAGGTGCAGGCTGGGCCATTAGCGCCCCGGCCGACGAACATCTTGGGGGTTATGGCGGCGAAAAGGCTGCGCCTCGCGGCCTTCTCGGTCGCCTGGATACGCTCCGGTATCCAGGCTCCCTGCGGCGTTGCGATGCTTGCTTTTCACTCGCCATAACCTCGCAAACGTCATCGGCCTG
This genomic window from Actinomycetota bacterium contains:
- a CDS encoding ACT domain-containing protein — encoded protein: MLEEIVLMVEDRPGVLAEIGELLGSAGVNIETLSASSFDGRGVVHLVVDDGEDAGELLASKGFRVESARPVLTTTLDDRPGELGRYCKRLAAEGVQISAAYVVKRSDGETELLFAVDDLETAAGV
- a CDS encoding DUF4383 domain-containing protein; translated protein: MADRVTAGKTPTQTFALVFGAVYLLVGLLGFVNDPILGIFNVNALHNIVHLAVGAAWLFSSRDHATAKMVSLAIGVVYLLVAVLGFVAQDLMEDLLDITDNATGMADNFLHLASGALGVYFGTRDATTGARTSTV
- a CDS encoding sugar transferase, translating into MAQPAPAVVLDPQQTSIRQPLQRRSAKRIALRVLADAFAISVALFGASVIRFEIMGAIPTARWDYTTITLVAIPVWILLFYLYGLYEPRQVLGPVNEFKQVFHGVVAGTVAIFITDSITNMNLARGWALLAMVTGFFAVGGERLLVRKTLHFLRRRGGDTTRTIVLGANQEARTVAKALEREGWLGYKILGFVDDDVSVGSDAGGGRKVIGTTAQLRDLIEQRDAGLVLVAASAFDATRLNRLFWELQDIDVDLQITSGTIDLMASRMIVQSVAGVPLLYVRRTGMDRAQKTMKRALDIFGSALGLLLLFPLLAAVAIWIKRDSEGGAIFKQVRVGRDGELFECRKFRSMYADAEERRAELEHLNEGPGLLFKLADDPRVTKVGKVLRRYSIDELPQLWNVLRGEMSLVGPRPALPSEVEQYDDWVRNRLKVKPGMSGLWQVSGRTETSFSDYIRYDLFYIQNWSLSLDLWILWRTFRAVFTAEGAH
- a CDS encoding PAS domain S-box protein, producing the protein MADPRCIAYTLFDLNPDAVFCVSPEGLVTDVNRAAEKLAVRTRDELVGHPFVEFISPGALDQARALFGRVAAGEEVVHENVTMRTSDGEDRVLDVSAYPSITEGRLAGICGIARDISDRVREREELLAAQQALRDSEELLRQLTDNIEQIFYVGSVDTSELLYLSPAYETIWGRSREEALTTPWRWLEGVHPEDRARVRRLAEEGCGGFDVAYRVVKPDGSIRWVQDKGFSVRDEHGEVIRVAGVVEDVTERKALQEQLQQAQRMESVGRLAGGVAHDFNNLLMIILNAAEFVREGIALDDPARQDIDDIVAAGQKGAALVRQLLTYSRRQLVNPKVLDVNDIINEMKDLLQRSLGEDLILTVKQEPRLPQTRIDPNQLRQVIMNLLVNARDAMGQGGMVTIESSTVALSEDLEPGSPAGSTAGAGGRYVCIAVSDTGRGIDPSIIDNIFEPFFSTKPMAEASGLGLSTVYGIVTQAGGRIAVHSEPGVGATFKVYLPAEETLAAPAPSAARRRSHGGTGTVLVAEDDPLVLGVASRILSRRGFEVLHAATGKEALDRCRQHDGVIDLLLTDVVMPLMSGRELASHVKVLRPETKILYMSGYSEDMIGRHGVLQEDENYMQKPFTSLELLDKIEAVLRER
- a CDS encoding CHRD domain-containing protein, coding for MRKTWVPVLMMVVALFAGACNEGNDEGGSFDLELTADSEVCDGDTCGGDGSGNATVDINSDENEVCYEITLEGVEGANAAHIHEGGEGESGEVVVDLEYSGDEGEKCVDGVDEGVLEDIGEEPSQFYVNVHSEQYPDGAARGQLEA
- a CDS encoding CDP-alcohol phosphatidyltransferase family protein, translating into MSGFEADARGAKKRDYWFTVLLTDPVAVPLTTFLAKRRLLTPNQVTIFALVFGLSVGVFFASGERWGLIAGAVAFYLAFVFDCVDGKLARATGITSDKGQALDALADGGRRASASLGLGIALWRTDGFYDCAREGLCTGLSDLGEHVALLVLIVYVVLAYYFLEISGADKGDPPGGVRGRWAEALARRRLLPNPGMPDVQAIVFIFGPLLGLVVPALAVGIAMVSVAILLTVRRRLR
- a CDS encoding alkaline phosphatase family protein, whose translation is MTSKVLLLGLDGATYTVLDPAFEAGHMPRYKALLDRSASGILTSTVPPYTPPGWTSIFTGVNPGKHGIFGFTLGNVQQNRGLVRLDKVTAPALWNVANAQGKRIGLFNIPMTYPAPPVEGWAVSGMLTPEGGGETPTNFTYPESLRDGLVEAAGSYEIDIEVDYDEDWKSAAIIERLSRNLAKKRDGLRYLLDNYGELPLLFAVLEAPDRLMHVHYKYLDPRQEHYARPEAEPIRQRAWAFFDEMDEMIGDLLEWAESDGYVITMSDHGFGPKDKTVNVNVALREWGLLSVGGAGAVTKSAGMRKLARRAKKALPKSVWQKAKGAAQSSIDWSRTKAFSAPIPQQGIYVNLQGREPNGVVTEAEYESVRDEIIERFSALGDPDDGRPVVDRIYKREEVVYGDQAVHAPDLFPVCRAYSYELSDGTYSPGVLDDYRRLPRGFHHMDGIFGVAGPGISPRSGAQAHLYDIAPTALYLAGCALPEMDGRVLEELLPPDLLAERRVRIEAMELPLAGEGAEAAAYSEEEEAQIEESLRNLGYL